A region of Subdoligranulum variabile DNA encodes the following proteins:
- a CDS encoding ZmpA/ZmpB/ZmpC family metallo-endopeptidase-related protein, whose amino-acid sequence MKRMRRLLGAVFLALTLCGGWTTAGAAELDRGVLQVSQGWVRKGETVDVTFSLDGARDIQDGINVLMGTLTYNQAVFQPLTAADIAAAADWDDVYYNPDTGRLLVISRAGDRDGGEVFRFKLKANASLSPAETAIAFSEVQASEGQGDLQPDAAQVPVQVISDQVSSGGGNPPAAGNGDAAAENAGQAPSAGTPAPTALPAVTPVPTAGTAAGGTAPQATKRPGATAMPDEAAEPTPTPAPIATPTAAPAATAAPATQESAPALGIDEVPPRDRTGFLIAGGIVLLILLLVLLATRKGWLGRKAGRILAALLAVGLIAVVCGGIVYGLQKKGDLNDDSQVDYADVAIFARHLVGLDSMDTPQRLAADMDSDGQLTATDLALLIRAVEKTVRYEVTLTSAAENRFFEKNQPAQLTFQAQVTYDAAITDVVVNGRSYPVERSGNLYTLTLDSGAAAGVLPCRFTAVTLAGGQEVAVDFTENIEVLKDIPRVEQYTIEDLVASAQMQATFTIQDPDGARTGATLELTREGDAGVEVIQTETLQAGENTVVLNVPEDTDCRLTICLPYDRTTGEMPESGTDYTGSTGLQKDVRFQMDYGFAFGELATLHDGGAQDRFGKHQAITLQFRSTNRTDFVPATLTVDGADYPVEAAGEDGLYRVTLPGFAESGARTITAQRLVLENGKAFALDGQTAAVEIQKELPTVGEVTFQEEEAGKRIRVSFTLNDPDNALANRKLVIKDADGGVLKEVSFTGNAFDGAVELDGTLTGNYTVEVVADWDLSINGSAPETDCLLGSRTFEAVPRVVIADFAADQTYYEKNAWAVLTCRLATNRPHGVETLTVNNLDLPVQEREDGLWQVSLPLGSQAGPQTLALSQAVLTDGTVVQVADRQTVEVLRDLPSLGSYESWDDFEKSQVHLSFVIRDPDGALTGGAAVLIAGEDGQQAARQEITASGEQTLVLPVTEGKPYTFTVTLTAARSTDGTQTAEETVLSCPIQMIRDYELEVSALTAVDADGAGTAYVEKNAPFTVRFTSQNKTQFVPQTLVSGETEYPLTPGEEGSYTLQLTAGGQAGPASFTADSLRMNNGKQVPIDGGRTLAYEVLRDAPSVTDFTHEKTEQDTLRVQFTLQDADGALESARVTIADETGRTLLDEAAESGPNEKTVPLGTGEHYTVTVRASYDRDSGALGGDANHHTDEEIFTREVAASRDAIELKDVESQTLYRATAEGVEKVDRLDITDGLPADTENYYAVIGMKDLPDFYAGIREFRLDEEAHRLYAVLDRDNLVAWRADGTRSNTYAFPVAYRQGDTDHALIESAAELFRQMASDLDGTFTLDCDLDAAGITGSYAVPGTFTGTLNGNGHTIYNLPAGLFQKLSKATVTDLVLEDAAVTTDAKGILAGSIDGGATVEKVFLVDCSLRNAAGNMVGGFTGSLTNATIRQSAAINLTLQADNTIGGMVGQTYAGSRIQDCYVTGKLQGTRVHNNLGARVGGITGWHSGTIIERCLTNVTIAAPSKTGNGGIIGGPSSANGSKISHCVSLGGGTAYRIAGFTVTLSSAEEVYEYAASNSTTNRTDGNADKVKEVSELTRAFYEDTLGLQDGVWYLDLAGGTRLPSLAGDPLPKNEADAEIEANANGIPSYQRLRAQPDYRADREIAYANLSRLMPFADTADWVAYGNALASDSTLLTRPIDYILPLDGDGSLVTGLELSAPDAVQRIRLVYTDGGAEELPVTFHKTQDDLLAVYRLGDTGLKYQFRGYLKDLSGLGLDTLVQTTSALDYDGDIAALTTETEGRLYRDYYNDTVHPRLDSVLRSLVLSQQEFPAYTASPAVQRLVQQRLQAPDLLTRTLYAYNYYDKWYSIHFAGVKLSDLLFFAGDLVAPDLSAKTLTDSLLNTTSALRGTNKTYDFYTQVLQPYTNRELLDFLARLAKGAGYDDPSDWFAAEFDGILVEQPAISQREGIEYRIWHAFQTLGSRRQIVLPIMTAPQQDMYLLSVPSQLIIGSMNRYGTYVDKDGGERDRMRANIESYAQRYGHFYGISANWITNAPAILNGFVNIQYDTRFNFPANSVTNQGEQVQGVTQDPVIKWVYEAVGAYSDMGGVGAYANGTDVYCVAYPAIGTDFTFYALTHETAHNQDGRYFYAGYGRRSGTGAEAHADGNIAQQIEDGSMVFNISRICDPASDVTNNLSYTRIETADRVKDYYAKMFDTSYVIDYLAGQAFLRLTPEEQARVAVQATEEPQGNSFRSIYTRLTADQLRDMHLESMADLWDNRIAVKTPGNRASGGGSYGYESFYEINWYQPHCDTGVTDSHSFKRLGQEMLGIGGYEDGYVTYISARSKTDLEALRTITGNPDLTWRDYKLGRYDYVAANLDSIPYFEPEAVIQAFMEAFRQDNDKRASSIALQRTLYGIVKRATGDFVTGGIYGVEPTRITTAEQLVQAVADNPMGYYLLENDIDFTDLSADQGAYIAARFIGTLDGNGHSLTGVSHTLFKEMVYGQILNLTIQSPAYSGDAAAYLALSAKNTVLENVKIENADLNLPLVKQKSGGYYEWGEVGTTIGQKTLSTPEELLAIAGSDTARKMDYRLTEDLDFSGIALSGAVVNGTFSGKLDGDGHTIRGLTAPLFETVDGAEVKNLTLADAALTGNGYKGLFCNTLIASRLDNVRITGSSLTNNSNQVGMVAGLIRSGTLTRITLADITVAANNTVGGLAGQMDGTTLTDCLVTGSVSGTLNNNLGSRAGGITGWLTSNSTLQNCYVRALISGAKPQGNGGLIGGPNVGSAMIYDSVSLSTGPNAFRLSGFPILGAARNLYELDSSDSQTSVTDTNTEQIHAISEEESRDPAFYTGRLGWSEEVWDFAPVADGGTPQLR is encoded by the coding sequence ATGAAACGAATGCGGAGGCTGCTGGGAGCGGTGTTCCTGGCGCTGACCCTGTGCGGCGGCTGGACCACCGCGGGGGCGGCGGAACTGGACCGCGGCGTGCTGCAGGTCAGCCAGGGCTGGGTGCGCAAAGGGGAGACGGTGGACGTCACCTTCTCGCTGGACGGCGCCCGGGACATCCAGGACGGCATCAACGTCCTGATGGGCACCCTTACCTATAATCAGGCGGTCTTCCAGCCGCTGACCGCCGCCGACATTGCGGCGGCTGCGGACTGGGACGACGTCTACTATAATCCCGACACCGGCCGTCTGCTGGTCATCAGCCGGGCCGGGGACAGGGACGGCGGCGAGGTGTTCCGCTTCAAGCTCAAGGCCAACGCCAGCCTTTCCCCGGCCGAGACCGCCATCGCCTTCTCGGAGGTCCAGGCCTCCGAGGGGCAGGGCGACCTGCAGCCCGACGCAGCACAAGTGCCGGTGCAGGTCATCTCGGACCAGGTCTCCTCCGGCGGGGGCAACCCGCCCGCTGCCGGGAACGGGGACGCCGCGGCGGAAAACGCCGGGCAGGCCCCGTCTGCCGGAACGCCGGCCCCCACGGCGCTGCCCGCGGTCACCCCGGTCCCCACGGCCGGCACCGCCGCCGGCGGCACCGCGCCCCAGGCCACCAAACGGCCGGGGGCCACTGCCATGCCGGATGAAGCGGCGGAACCCACCCCCACGCCGGCGCCCATCGCCACGCCCACGGCGGCCCCGGCAGCCACCGCGGCGCCCGCCACCCAGGAGAGCGCTCCCGCTCTGGGCATCGACGAGGTGCCCCCGCGGGACCGCACCGGCTTCCTCATCGCCGGGGGCATCGTGCTGCTGATCCTGCTGCTGGTGCTGCTGGCCACCCGCAAGGGCTGGCTGGGCAGAAAGGCGGGCCGGATCCTGGCCGCGCTGCTGGCGGTGGGGCTCATCGCCGTGGTCTGCGGCGGCATCGTCTACGGCCTGCAGAAAAAGGGCGATCTCAACGACGACAGCCAGGTGGACTACGCCGACGTGGCGATTTTTGCCCGCCACCTGGTGGGGCTGGATTCCATGGACACCCCCCAGCGGCTGGCCGCGGATATGGACTCCGACGGACAGCTGACCGCCACCGACCTGGCGCTGCTCATCCGTGCGGTGGAAAAGACCGTGCGGTACGAGGTGACGCTGACCTCGGCGGCGGAAAACCGCTTTTTTGAAAAGAATCAGCCTGCGCAGCTCACCTTCCAGGCCCAGGTGACCTATGACGCCGCCATCACCGACGTTGTCGTCAACGGCCGGAGCTACCCGGTGGAGCGCAGCGGCAACCTCTATACCCTGACGCTGGACAGCGGCGCGGCGGCCGGCGTGCTGCCCTGCCGGTTCACGGCGGTGACGCTGGCCGGCGGGCAGGAGGTGGCGGTGGATTTCACCGAGAACATCGAGGTGCTCAAGGACATTCCCCGGGTGGAACAGTACACCATCGAGGACCTGGTGGCCTCGGCCCAGATGCAGGCCACCTTCACCATCCAGGACCCCGACGGCGCCCGCACCGGAGCCACGCTGGAGCTGACCCGGGAGGGGGACGCCGGGGTGGAGGTGATCCAGACCGAGACGCTGCAGGCGGGGGAGAACACCGTGGTGCTTAACGTCCCGGAGGATACCGACTGCCGGCTCACCATCTGCCTGCCCTACGACCGCACCACCGGCGAGATGCCGGAAAGCGGCACCGACTACACCGGCAGCACCGGCCTGCAGAAAGACGTCCGGTTCCAGATGGATTACGGTTTTGCCTTCGGGGAGCTGGCCACCCTGCATGACGGGGGGGCCCAGGACCGTTTCGGCAAGCATCAGGCCATCACGCTGCAGTTCCGCAGCACCAACCGCACGGACTTTGTCCCCGCCACCCTCACGGTGGACGGCGCCGACTATCCCGTGGAGGCGGCCGGCGAGGACGGCCTGTACCGGGTGACGCTGCCCGGCTTTGCCGAGAGCGGCGCCCGGACCATCACCGCCCAGCGGCTGGTGCTGGAAAACGGCAAGGCCTTTGCCCTGGACGGCCAGACCGCCGCGGTGGAGATCCAGAAGGAACTGCCCACCGTGGGGGAGGTGACCTTCCAGGAAGAGGAAGCGGGCAAACGCATCCGGGTCTCCTTCACGCTGAACGATCCCGACAACGCGCTGGCCAACCGGAAGCTGGTCATCAAGGACGCCGACGGCGGTGTGCTGAAAGAAGTCTCCTTCACCGGCAACGCCTTCGACGGCGCGGTGGAGCTGGACGGGACACTCACCGGAAACTACACAGTGGAGGTGGTGGCCGACTGGGACCTCTCCATCAACGGCAGCGCCCCGGAAACCGACTGCCTGCTGGGCAGCCGGACCTTCGAGGCGGTACCCCGGGTGGTGATCGCCGACTTTGCGGCGGACCAAACCTATTATGAAAAGAACGCCTGGGCGGTCCTGACCTGCCGCCTGGCCACCAACCGCCCCCACGGGGTGGAGACCCTCACCGTCAACAACCTGGACCTGCCGGTGCAGGAACGGGAGGACGGTCTGTGGCAAGTCAGCCTGCCCCTGGGCAGCCAGGCGGGCCCGCAGACCCTGGCGCTGAGCCAGGCCGTCCTCACCGACGGCACCGTGGTGCAGGTGGCGGACCGGCAGACGGTGGAGGTCCTGCGGGACCTGCCTTCCCTGGGAAGCTACGAGTCCTGGGACGACTTTGAAAAGAGCCAGGTCCATCTCTCCTTTGTGATCCGGGACCCCGACGGGGCCCTCACCGGCGGCGCGGCGGTGCTTATCGCCGGCGAGGACGGCCAGCAGGCTGCCCGCCAGGAGATCACCGCTTCCGGCGAGCAGACGCTGGTCCTGCCGGTGACCGAAGGCAAACCCTACACCTTCACGGTGACCCTCACCGCCGCCCGCAGCACCGACGGCACCCAGACCGCCGAGGAAACGGTGCTGTCCTGCCCCATCCAGATGATCCGGGACTACGAACTGGAAGTGTCCGCCCTGACGGCGGTGGATGCCGACGGCGCCGGGACTGCCTATGTGGAAAAGAATGCGCCCTTCACCGTCCGGTTCACTTCGCAGAACAAGACGCAGTTTGTGCCCCAGACCCTGGTGAGCGGCGAGACCGAGTATCCCCTGACCCCCGGCGAGGAGGGCAGCTACACCCTGCAGCTGACCGCCGGCGGCCAGGCGGGACCGGCGTCCTTCACCGCCGATTCCCTGCGGATGAACAACGGCAAACAGGTTCCCATCGACGGCGGCCGCACGCTGGCCTATGAAGTGCTGCGGGATGCCCCGTCGGTGACGGATTTCACCCACGAAAAGACCGAACAGGATACCCTGCGGGTGCAGTTCACCCTGCAGGACGCCGACGGCGCGCTGGAAAGCGCCCGGGTGACCATTGCCGACGAGACCGGCCGCACGCTGCTGGACGAGGCGGCGGAGAGCGGCCCCAACGAAAAGACCGTGCCCCTGGGCACCGGCGAACACTACACCGTGACGGTGCGGGCCAGCTACGACCGGGATTCCGGCGCGCTGGGCGGCGATGCTAACCACCACACCGACGAAGAAATTTTCACCAGGGAGGTGGCTGCTTCCCGGGACGCCATCGAGCTCAAGGACGTGGAGAGCCAGACACTCTACCGTGCCACGGCGGAGGGCGTGGAGAAGGTGGACCGGCTGGACATCACCGACGGCCTGCCCGCCGACACCGAAAACTACTATGCCGTCATCGGGATGAAGGATCTGCCGGACTTCTACGCCGGCATCCGGGAATTCCGTCTGGACGAGGAAGCCCACCGGCTCTACGCCGTGCTGGACCGGGACAACCTGGTGGCCTGGCGGGCCGACGGCACCCGAAGCAACACCTACGCCTTCCCGGTGGCCTACCGCCAGGGAGACACCGACCACGCCCTCATCGAGAGCGCGGCGGAACTCTTCCGGCAGATGGCCTCCGACCTGGACGGCACCTTCACGCTGGACTGCGACCTGGATGCCGCGGGCATCACGGGCAGCTACGCCGTGCCGGGCACCTTCACCGGTACCCTCAACGGCAACGGTCATACCATCTACAACCTGCCTGCCGGCCTCTTCCAGAAGCTGAGCAAGGCCACCGTCACCGATCTGGTGCTGGAGGATGCGGCCGTCACCACCGATGCCAAGGGCATCCTGGCCGGTTCCATCGACGGCGGCGCCACGGTGGAAAAAGTCTTTCTGGTGGACTGCTCGCTGCGCAATGCCGCGGGCAACATGGTGGGCGGCTTCACCGGCAGCCTGACCAACGCCACCATCCGGCAGAGTGCCGCCATCAACCTGACCCTCCAGGCCGACAACACCATCGGCGGCATGGTGGGCCAGACCTATGCCGGCAGCCGCATCCAGGACTGCTACGTCACCGGCAAGCTGCAGGGCACCCGCGTCCACAACAATCTGGGCGCCCGGGTGGGCGGCATCACCGGCTGGCACAGCGGCACCATCATCGAGCGCTGCCTCACCAACGTTACCATCGCCGCCCCCAGCAAGACCGGCAACGGCGGCATTATCGGAGGTCCCAGCAGCGCCAACGGCAGCAAGATCAGCCATTGCGTCAGCCTGGGCGGCGGTACGGCCTACCGCATCGCCGGCTTCACCGTCACCCTGTCGTCGGCCGAGGAAGTCTACGAGTACGCCGCCTCCAACAGCACTACCAACCGCACCGACGGCAACGCCGACAAGGTCAAGGAGGTGTCGGAGCTCACCCGTGCCTTCTATGAGGACACTCTGGGCCTGCAGGACGGCGTGTGGTATCTGGATCTGGCGGGCGGGACCCGTCTGCCCAGCCTGGCGGGCGACCCGCTGCCCAAGAACGAGGCAGATGCCGAGATCGAAGCCAATGCCAACGGCATCCCCAGCTATCAGCGGCTGCGGGCCCAGCCGGACTACCGCGCTGACCGGGAGATCGCCTACGCCAACCTGTCCCGCTTGATGCCCTTTGCGGACACGGCGGACTGGGTGGCCTACGGCAACGCCCTGGCGTCGGACAGCACCCTGCTGACCCGCCCCATCGACTACATCCTGCCCCTGGACGGGGACGGCAGCCTGGTCACCGGCCTGGAACTGTCGGCCCCCGACGCGGTGCAGCGCATCCGGCTGGTCTACACCGACGGCGGCGCCGAGGAACTGCCGGTCACCTTCCACAAGACGCAGGACGACCTGCTGGCGGTCTACCGCCTGGGTGACACCGGCCTGAAGTACCAGTTCCGCGGCTACCTGAAGGATCTGTCGGGCCTGGGTCTGGACACCCTGGTCCAGACCACCTCCGCCCTGGACTACGACGGCGACATCGCCGCCCTGACCACCGAGACGGAGGGCCGTCTCTACCGCGACTACTACAATGACACCGTACATCCCCGGCTGGATTCGGTGCTGCGCAGCCTGGTGCTGTCCCAGCAGGAATTCCCGGCCTACACCGCCAGCCCGGCGGTGCAGCGGCTGGTGCAGCAGCGGCTGCAGGCCCCCGACCTGCTGACCCGGACGCTCTACGCCTACAACTACTACGACAAATGGTACAGCATCCATTTTGCCGGTGTGAAACTCAGCGACCTGCTCTTCTTTGCGGGGGACCTGGTAGCACCGGACCTTTCGGCCAAAACGCTCACCGACAGCCTGCTGAACACCACTTCGGCGCTGCGGGGCACCAACAAGACCTACGACTTCTACACCCAGGTCCTGCAGCCCTACACCAACCGGGAACTGCTGGACTTCCTGGCCCGTCTGGCCAAGGGCGCCGGCTACGACGACCCCAGCGACTGGTTCGCTGCGGAGTTTGACGGCATCCTGGTGGAACAGCCGGCCATCAGCCAGCGGGAGGGCATCGAGTACCGCATCTGGCACGCCTTCCAGACGCTGGGCAGCCGCCGGCAGATCGTTCTGCCCATTATGACGGCTCCCCAGCAGGATATGTATCTGCTGTCGGTACCCTCTCAGCTGATCATCGGCAGCATGAACCGCTACGGCACCTACGTCGACAAGGACGGCGGCGAGCGGGACCGCATGCGTGCCAATATCGAGAGCTACGCCCAGCGCTACGGCCATTTCTACGGCATCTCGGCCAACTGGATCACCAACGCACCGGCCATTCTCAACGGTTTCGTGAACATCCAGTATGACACCCGGTTCAACTTCCCGGCCAACTCCGTGACGAACCAGGGCGAACAGGTCCAGGGGGTGACCCAGGATCCCGTCATCAAGTGGGTGTACGAGGCCGTCGGTGCCTATTCCGACATGGGCGGCGTGGGTGCCTACGCCAACGGTACCGACGTCTACTGTGTGGCCTATCCGGCCATCGGCACCGACTTCACCTTCTATGCCCTGACCCATGAGACCGCCCACAACCAGGACGGCCGCTACTTCTACGCCGGCTACGGCCGCCGCAGCGGTACCGGTGCCGAGGCCCACGCCGACGGCAACATCGCCCAGCAGATCGAGGACGGCAGCATGGTGTTCAACATCTCCCGCATCTGCGATCCGGCCAGCGATGTGACCAACAATCTCAGTTATACCCGCATCGAGACTGCCGACCGGGTCAAGGACTACTACGCCAAGATGTTCGATACCTCCTATGTCATCGACTACCTGGCAGGGCAGGCCTTCCTGCGGCTGACACCGGAGGAGCAGGCCCGGGTGGCCGTGCAGGCCACCGAGGAGCCCCAGGGCAACTCCTTCCGCTCCATCTATACCCGTCTGACCGCCGACCAGCTCCGCGATATGCACCTGGAGTCCATGGCGGACCTGTGGGACAACCGGATCGCCGTCAAGACCCCGGGCAACCGGGCATCCGGCGGCGGCTCCTACGGCTACGAGAGCTTCTACGAGATCAACTGGTATCAGCCCCACTGCGACACGGGCGTCACCGACAGCCACTCCTTCAAGCGGCTGGGCCAGGAGATGCTGGGCATCGGCGGCTATGAGGACGGCTATGTGACCTACATTTCCGCCCGGAGCAAGACAGATCTGGAGGCACTGCGCACCATCACCGGCAATCCCGACCTCACCTGGCGGGACTACAAGCTGGGACGGTACGATTATGTGGCTGCCAATCTGGACAGCATCCCCTACTTTGAGCCGGAAGCGGTGATCCAGGCCTTTATGGAGGCCTTCCGCCAGGACAACGACAAGCGCGCCAGCAGCATCGCGCTGCAGCGCACGCTGTACGGCATCGTCAAGCGGGCCACCGGGGACTTTGTTACCGGCGGCATCTACGGCGTGGAGCCCACCCGCATCACCACGGCGGAACAGCTGGTCCAGGCGGTGGCGGACAATCCCATGGGCTACTACCTGCTGGAAAACGACATCGACTTCACCGATCTGTCCGCGGACCAGGGCGCATACATCGCGGCCCGGTTCATCGGCACGCTGGACGGCAACGGCCACAGCCTGACGGGGGTGTCCCACACCCTCTTCAAGGAGATGGTCTACGGCCAGATCCTCAACCTGACCATCCAGTCGCCCGCCTACAGCGGCGACGCGGCGGCTTACCTGGCCCTCAGCGCCAAGAACACCGTCCTGGAGAATGTCAAAATCGAAAATGCCGACCTCAACCTGCCGCTGGTCAAACAGAAATCCGGCGGTTACTACGAATGGGGCGAGGTGGGCACTACCATCGGCCAGAAGACCCTCTCCACACCGGAAGAACTGCTGGCCATCGCCGGGTCGGATACCGCCCGCAAGATGGACTACCGTCTCACCGAAGACCTGGATTTCAGCGGCATCGCCCTCAGCGGTGCGGTGGTGAACGGTACCTTCAGCGGCAAGCTGGACGGCGACGGGCACACCATCCGCGGCCTGACCGCGCCGCTCTTTGAAACGGTGGACGGCGCCGAGGTGAAAAACCTCACCCTGGCTGACGCGGCCCTCACCGGCAACGGGTACAAGGGACTGTTCTGCAATACCCTCATCGCCAGCCGGCTGGATAACGTCCGCATCACCGGCAGCTCCCTCACCAACAATTCCAACCAGGTGGGCATGGTGGCGGGGCTGATCCGCTCGGGCACCCTGACCCGCATCACCCTGGCCGACATCACCGTCGCCGCCAACAATACGGTGGGCGGTCTGGCAGGCCAGATGGACGGCACCACCCTCACCGACTGCCTGGTGACCGGCTCGGTCTCGGGCACCCTGAACAACAACCTGGGTTCCCGGGCCGGCGGCATCACCGGCTGGCTCACCAGCAACAGCACGCTGCAAAACTGCTATGTGCGGGCGCTGATCTCCGGCGCCAAGCCTCAGGGCAACGGCGGCCTGATCGGCGGTCCCAACGTGGGTAGCGCCATGATCTACGATTCGGTCAGTCTGTCCACCGGCCCCAATGCCTTCCGCCTCAGCGGATTCCCCATCCTGGGCGCGGCCCGGAACCTCTATGAGCTGGACAGCTCGGACAGCCAGACCAGCGTCACCGATACGAACACCGAACAGATCCACGCCATCTCCGAGGAGGAGAGCCGTGACCCCGCCTTCTACACCGGCCGTCTCGGCTGGTCGGAGGAGGTGTGGGACTTCGCACCGGTGGCAGACGGCGGCACGCCGCAGCTGCGCTGA
- a CDS encoding MATE family efflux transporter: MKNPQSKEYLFEHMPVPGAVLQLSTPIVISSLVTILYNLADTFFVGMLNDPVQNAAVTLVYPVTLAFNAVNNLFGVGVSSAMSRNLGRKAYDEVRTCSAFGFYGALCSGLLFSALCLLFRTPLLTLLGTDAETLNATLGYMQWTVFCGALPAILNVVQSYMVRSEGSTLHASIGTMSGCLLNILLDPIFILPWGFNMGAAGAGLATFLSNCIACLYFLVLARIKKGSTFVSMNPRMLRRLTMSQVRDILGVGIPASIQNLLNVTGTTLLNNFTAPFGAAAIAAMGISQKLYMIPMQMSLGFSQGIMPLVSYNYASGNRARMKEAILFALRIIVGSMLFLTAVYFLGAPAMIRAFMDSDQIVGYGTRFLRVMSLGFVFLCTDFLAVGVFQALGMGRNALFFAICRKLVLEIPLLFLLNHFYPLYGLPFAQLITEVFLCALGLWMLRRIFRAEVH, from the coding sequence ATGAAAAATCCCCAGAGCAAGGAATATCTGTTTGAGCACATGCCGGTGCCCGGCGCCGTGCTGCAGCTTTCCACCCCCATCGTCATCAGTTCCCTGGTGACCATCCTCTACAACCTGGCCGACACCTTCTTCGTGGGGATGCTCAACGACCCGGTCCAGAACGCCGCCGTCACCCTGGTCTACCCCGTGACCCTGGCCTTCAACGCCGTGAACAACCTCTTCGGCGTGGGGGTGTCCAGCGCCATGAGCCGCAACCTGGGCCGCAAGGCCTACGACGAGGTGCGCACCTGCTCGGCCTTCGGCTTTTACGGCGCGCTGTGCAGCGGCCTGCTCTTTTCCGCCCTCTGCCTGCTCTTCCGTACTCCGCTGCTGACGCTGCTGGGCACCGACGCCGAAACGCTGAACGCCACCCTGGGCTACATGCAGTGGACGGTGTTCTGCGGGGCGCTGCCTGCCATCCTCAACGTGGTGCAGAGCTACATGGTCCGCAGCGAGGGCAGCACCCTCCACGCCAGCATCGGCACCATGAGCGGCTGCCTTCTGAACATCCTGCTGGATCCCATCTTCATCCTGCCCTGGGGCTTCAACATGGGGGCCGCCGGCGCCGGGCTGGCCACCTTCCTGTCCAACTGCATCGCCTGCCTGTACTTCCTGGTGCTGGCCCGGATCAAGAAGGGCAGCACCTTCGTCTCGATGAATCCCAGAATGCTCCGCCGCCTGACCATGAGCCAGGTGCGGGACATCCTGGGCGTGGGCATCCCCGCCTCCATCCAGAACCTGCTCAACGTCACCGGCACCACCCTGCTGAACAACTTCACCGCCCCCTTCGGCGCCGCCGCCATCGCCGCCATGGGCATCAGCCAGAAACTCTACATGATCCCCATGCAGATGTCCCTGGGCTTCTCCCAGGGGATCATGCCGCTGGTCAGCTACAACTACGCCAGCGGCAACCGCGCCCGCATGAAGGAGGCCATCCTCTTTGCCCTGCGCATCATCGTGGGCTCCATGCTCTTCCTGACGGCGGTCTATTTCCTGGGCGCCCCGGCCATGATCCGCGCCTTCATGGACAGCGACCAGATCGTGGGCTACGGCACCCGGTTCTTGCGGGTCATGAGCCTGGGCTTTGTCTTCCTGTGCACCGACTTTCTGGCGGTGGGCGTCTTCCAGGCCCTGGGCATGGGCCGCAACGCCCTGTTCTTTGCCATCTGCCGCAAGCTGGTGCTGGAGATTCCGCTGCTCTTCCTGCTCAACCATTTCTATCCCCTCTACGGGCTGCCTTTCGCCCAGCTCATCACCGAGGTGTTCCTGTGCGCCCTGGGATTGTGGATGCTGCGGCGCATCTTCCGCGCAGAAGTCCACTGA
- a CDS encoding MarR family winged helix-turn-helix transcriptional regulator — MVERFERFSLAIAESSRCWHKLAGEEMKVYGLKGAHATYLTILLRHPNGVTVPELCELTLKDKSDASRMLAILEEKGLVCKQGGYGGKVVLTETGQKAARQVQQRACRAVEEAGRDLSEAERDTFYRALESITDNLRRLSQEGIPG, encoded by the coding sequence ATGGTCGAGCGGTTTGAGCGGTTTTCCCTGGCCATCGCCGAAAGTTCCCGCTGCTGGCACAAGCTGGCGGGGGAGGAGATGAAGGTCTACGGCCTCAAGGGGGCCCACGCTACCTACCTGACCATCCTGCTGCGCCATCCCAATGGGGTGACGGTTCCGGAGCTGTGCGAGCTGACCCTGAAGGACAAGTCCGACGCTTCCCGGATGCTGGCCATCCTGGAGGAGAAAGGGCTGGTCTGCAAGCAGGGGGGCTACGGCGGCAAGGTGGTGCTCACCGAAACCGGGCAGAAGGCGGCGCGCCAGGTGCAGCAGCGGGCCTGCCGTGCCGTGGAGGAAGCGGGCCGGGACCTGAGCGAGGCGGAGCGGGATACCTTTTACCGGGCGCTGGAATCCATCACGGACAACCTCCGGCGTCTGAGTCAAGAGGGGATCCCCGGATAA